The Medicago truncatula cultivar Jemalong A17 chromosome 4, MtrunA17r5.0-ANR, whole genome shotgun sequence genome includes a region encoding these proteins:
- the LOC120580125 gene encoding patellin-3, whose protein sequence is MAENNPPNPTPPHEETYSSPLTPEPELPVTQKTELTDEPSQQPETVTDTKGNPSQEEDVVAAEDSTEPSKEEQKEPNQNKIPQNLGSFKEESNRVTDLSESERTSLQQFKTLLTDSLKDDQQVSIYGVPLLEDERTDTILLKFLRARDFKPKESHTMLKNTLQWRKSFNIDALLDEDLGDDLDKVVFMHGFSREGHPVCYNVYGEFQNKELYEKTFGSEEKRERFLRWRVQFLEKSIRKLDFSPGGVNTLFQVNDLKNSPGPAKKELRVATKMALELLQDNYPEFVAKQVFINVPWWYLAFYTILNPFLTQRTKSKFVFAGTSKSPDTLFKYITPEQVPVQYGGLSVDFCDCNPDFSINDPTTEIPVKPSTKQTVEIAIYEKCIIVWELRVVGWEVSYSAEFKPDDKDAYGVIIQKATKMTPTDEPVVSNSFKVAELGKLFLTVDNPTVKKKRLLYRFKIKPYSD, encoded by the exons ATGGCCGAAAATAACCCTCCAAACCCTACTCCTCCTCATGAAGAAACCTATTCATCCCCCCTAACCCCTGAACCGGAGCTCCCGGTTACACAGAAAACTGAACTAACCGATGAACCTTCACAACAACCTGAAACAGTAACCGATACTAAAGGTAACCCATCACAAGAAGAAGATGTTGTTGCAGCTGAAGATTCCACAGAACCCtcaaaagaagaacaaaaagaaCCCAATCAGAACAAGATTCCACAGAATCTAGGCTCATTCAAAGAAGAAAGCAACAGAGTAACCGATCTATCCGAATCCGAACGAACCTCCCTTCAACAATTCAAAACTCTTCTAACAGATTCCCTCAAAGATGACCAACAAGTTTCAATCTACGGCGTTCCTCTTCTCGAAGACGAACGCACAGACACAATCCTCCTCAAATTCCTCCGAGCACGCGACTTCAAACCAAAAGAATCACACACAATGCTCAAAAACACACTCCAATGGAGAAAATCATTCAACATAGACGCACTTTTAGACGAAGATCTTGGCGATGATTTAGATAAAGTTGTTTTCATGCATGGTTTTTCGAGGGAAGGGCATCCTGTTTGTTATAATGTGTATGGTGAGTTTCAGAATAAGGAGCTTTATGAGAAGACATTTGGAAGTGAAGAAAAGAGGGAGAGGTTTTTGCGTTGGAGGgttcagtttttggagaaaagtaTTAGGAAACTTGATTTTAGTCCTGGTGGTGTTAATACTCTTTTTCAAGTTAATGATCTTAAAAACTCTCCTGGTCCTGCTAAAAAGGAATTAAGGGTTGCTACTAAAATGGCTTTGGAGTTGCTTCAAGATAATTATCCAGAGTTTGTTGCTAAACAG GTTTTCATCAATGTGCCATGGTGGTATCTTGCATTCTATACCATTCTCAATCCGTTCTTGACTCAAAGGACAAAGAGCAAATTTGTGTTTGCAGGCACATCCAAGTCTCCTGATACACTTTTCAA gTATATCACTCCCGAGCAAGTGCCAGTTCAATATGGTGGCCTGAGTGTTGATTTTTGTGATTGCAACCCGGATTTCAGCATTAATGATCCTACCACAGAAATTCCTGTAAAGCCGAGCACAAAGCAAACTGTGGAAATTGCTATTTATGAG AAATGCATTATAGTCTGGGAGTTGCGTGTCGTGGGCTGGGAGGTTAGTTATAGTGCTGAATTCAAACCAGATGATAAGGATGCATACGGAGTTATTATACAGAAGGCTACAAAGATGACCCCGACTGATGAACCAGTGGTTTCAAATAGCTTTAAAGTTGCAGAACTTGGAAAGTTGTTCCTCACTGTCGACAATCCCACCGTGAAAAAGAAGAGGCTTCTTTACAGGTTCAAGATCAAACCCTACTCTGATTGA